From a region of the Bermanella marisrubri genome:
- a CDS encoding alpha/beta hydrolase, whose product MQRPLVVCLLLLLAGCGNLTSLMFYPSKKLPVMPDRLGNEYQEVWHQAADGTKLYSWWLPAHLKENEEAKGSIVFLHGNAQNISYHQLSVNWLPEQGYNVFLLGYRQFGKSEGLANLPNVYQDVHSGLSWVIEHGDSDRIFILGQSMGATLAVYGLASYEHKQEVDALVLDAAFHSYPEMAAHAMASNWLTWLLQLPAYSITDQYDPDQWINQRNDIPLMMLHSPDDQIVPYEFGRRLFEAADEPKTWLNSQEKHIASFNFKHVRKALLDYLESLSK is encoded by the coding sequence ATGCAACGACCACTCGTTGTCTGCTTGTTATTGCTATTGGCTGGTTGTGGCAATTTAACCAGCTTGATGTTCTATCCAAGCAAAAAATTACCCGTTATGCCTGATCGTTTGGGCAATGAATATCAAGAAGTTTGGCATCAAGCCGCCGACGGTACAAAGCTATATAGTTGGTGGTTACCCGCACATTTGAAAGAAAATGAAGAAGCAAAAGGCAGTATTGTTTTTCTGCACGGTAATGCACAAAACATTAGTTATCATCAGCTTTCGGTCAATTGGTTGCCTGAACAAGGTTATAACGTTTTTTTATTGGGCTATCGACAATTTGGAAAAAGTGAAGGCTTGGCTAACTTACCCAATGTTTATCAAGATGTTCATAGTGGATTGTCTTGGGTGATTGAGCATGGTGATTCTGATCGAATTTTTATCCTGGGTCAGAGTATGGGGGCGACATTAGCGGTTTACGGTTTGGCCAGCTATGAGCATAAGCAAGAGGTGGATGCCTTGGTCTTGGATGCCGCATTTCATAGTTATCCAGAAATGGCCGCTCACGCCATGGCGAGCAACTGGCTCACTTGGTTGCTTCAACTTCCAGCCTACTCTATTACTGATCAATATGACCCTGATCAATGGATCAACCAGCGAAATGATATTCCATTGATGATGTTGCATAGCCCTGATGATCAAATCGTGCCTTACGAATTTGGGCGTCGGTTATTCGAGGCGGCGGACGAGCCAAAAACCTGGCTAAACAGTCAAGAAAAGCACATCGCTTCTTTTAATTTCAAACACGTGCGGAAAGCTTTACTTGATTATCTAGAAAGCCTTTCTAAATAG
- the guaB gene encoding IMP dehydrogenase, with protein sequence MLRIAQDALTFDDLLLVPGYSEVLPNQVSLKTKLTREIELNIPLISSAMDTVTEARLAIAMAQEGGLGIIHKNMTIEEQAAEVRKVKKHESGVVKDPITVPSNTTIRELRAITTQNSISGVPVVDGDELVGIVTGRDVRFADDLNMKVSEVMTSKDRLITVKEGASREEIEKKLQMNRIEKLLVVNETGKLAGLITVKDINKAQSHPNACKDDQGRLRVGAAVGTGPETEDRVAALAKAGVDVVVVDTAHGHSKGVIDRVRWVKQNFPEVQVIGGNIATAAAARALADAGADAVKVGIGPGSICTTRIVAGVGVPQISAVADVAAELEGTGIPLIADGGIRFSGDMAKAIVAGAYVIMAGSLLAGTDEAPGEVELFQGRAYKSYRGMGSIGAMGQSQGSADRYFQDSKAGNDKLVPEGIEGRIAVKGPMGNVVHQMMGGLRSAMGYTGCATVDEMRTKPEFVKISNAGMKESHVHDVQITKEAPNYRLG encoded by the coding sequence ATGTTGCGAATTGCACAAGACGCACTCACATTCGACGATTTACTCCTTGTTCCAGGTTACAGTGAAGTACTGCCTAACCAAGTGAGTCTCAAGACAAAATTAACCCGTGAAATCGAACTGAACATTCCTCTGATTTCTTCGGCTATGGATACCGTTACTGAAGCTCGTTTGGCTATTGCTATGGCCCAAGAAGGTGGTCTGGGTATTATTCACAAAAACATGACCATTGAAGAGCAAGCAGCGGAAGTTCGTAAAGTAAAAAAACACGAAAGCGGCGTGGTGAAAGATCCTATTACGGTCCCTAGCAATACTACCATTCGTGAATTAAGAGCCATCACGACTCAAAACAGTATTTCTGGTGTGCCAGTTGTGGATGGCGATGAGCTTGTAGGTATTGTCACCGGACGTGATGTTCGCTTCGCGGATGACCTTAATATGAAGGTCTCGGAAGTGATGACGTCCAAAGACCGTCTAATAACGGTTAAAGAAGGCGCTAGCCGTGAAGAGATTGAAAAGAAACTGCAAATGAACCGCATCGAAAAACTACTAGTGGTTAACGAGACCGGTAAGCTTGCAGGTTTGATTACAGTTAAAGATATTAACAAGGCACAAAGCCACCCAAATGCGTGTAAAGATGATCAAGGTCGTTTACGAGTGGGTGCGGCAGTTGGTACGGGTCCAGAAACCGAGGACCGAGTTGCTGCATTAGCCAAGGCCGGTGTTGATGTGGTTGTGGTTGATACTGCCCACGGACATTCGAAAGGTGTTATCGATCGTGTGCGCTGGGTTAAGCAAAACTTCCCTGAGGTACAAGTGATCGGCGGTAATATTGCAACAGCGGCAGCTGCTCGCGCGTTAGCCGATGCGGGTGCCGATGCGGTAAAAGTTGGTATTGGTCCAGGTTCTATCTGTACAACGCGTATCGTTGCCGGTGTGGGTGTACCACAAATTAGCGCAGTCGCCGATGTTGCGGCAGAACTAGAGGGTACTGGTATACCACTTATCGCAGATGGTGGTATTCGCTTTAGTGGTGATATGGCGAAAGCGATTGTTGCTGGTGCCTATGTCATTATGGCCGGTTCATTGCTGGCGGGCACGGATGAAGCACCGGGTGAAGTTGAGTTGTTCCAAGGCCGTGCTTATAAGTCATATCGTGGCATGGGATCTATTGGTGCCATGGGTCAAAGCCAGGGTAGTGCTGATCGCTATTTCCAAGATTCTAAAGCGGGTAACGACAAGCTAGTACCTGAAGGTATTGAAGGTCGTATCGCTGTTAAGGGTCCGATGGGTAATGTTGTGCATCAAATGATGGGCGGTTTGCGTAGCGCAATGGGTTACACAGGTTGCGCGACGGTTGATGAAATGCGCACTAAGCCGGAGTTTGTCAAAATTAGTAATGCCGGCATGAAAGAAAGCCATGTGCATGATGTGCAGATTACCAAGGAAGCCCCGAACTATCGCTTAGGCTAA
- the guaA gene encoding glutamine-hydrolyzing GMP synthase — MTDIHSQKILILDFGSQYTQLIARRVRELGVFSEIRPWDMSFDEIKEFDPKAIILAGGPESVHEANSPRATEEVFDMGLPILGICYGMQTMAEQLGGKVQGSDIREFGYAQIKVESAGPFFKDISDHIDNKGSTYLDVWMSHGDKVSEMPAGFELMASTPSCPIAAMYHEEKQFFGVQFHPEVTHTLQGGRMLEHFVRDIAGCEALWTPANIIEDQIARVREQVGERKVLLGLSGGVDSSVVAALLHKAIGDQLTCVFVDNGLLRKNEGDMVMDMFAKNMGVKVIRADAEDLFLGKLNGIDDPEKKRKVIGNTFIDVFDEEAGKIKEVDFLAQGTIYPDVIESAASKTGKAHVIKSHHNVGGLPDDMKMELVEPLRELFKDEVRKIGLELGLPYDMVYRHPFPGPGLGVRILGEVKKEYADVLREADAIFIEELHNFDWYHKTSQAFAVFLPVKSVGVVGDQRRYEWVIALRAVETIDFMTARWAHLPYELLEKVSNRIINEIEHVSRVTYDVSSKPPATIEWE; from the coding sequence ATGACAGATATACATTCACAGAAAATTCTTATTTTAGATTTCGGTAGTCAATATACTCAATTGATCGCACGTCGTGTTCGTGAATTGGGTGTGTTTTCTGAAATCCGTCCTTGGGATATGAGCTTTGATGAAATTAAAGAATTTGATCCGAAAGCCATTATTTTAGCGGGTGGCCCTGAATCTGTGCATGAAGCCAATAGTCCTCGTGCTACTGAGGAAGTGTTTGATATGGGGCTTCCCATTTTAGGCATCTGTTACGGCATGCAAACCATGGCGGAACAGCTTGGTGGTAAAGTACAGGGTTCGGATATTCGTGAATTTGGTTATGCGCAAATTAAAGTGGAAAGCGCAGGACCTTTCTTTAAAGATATTTCTGATCATATTGATAATAAAGGTAGTACTTATCTTGATGTCTGGATGAGTCACGGCGATAAAGTCTCAGAAATGCCAGCAGGTTTCGAACTGATGGCCTCTACTCCTAGCTGCCCAATCGCAGCTATGTATCATGAAGAAAAACAATTCTTTGGTGTTCAGTTCCATCCCGAGGTAACACATACCTTACAGGGCGGCCGCATGCTTGAGCATTTTGTGCGTGATATTGCTGGTTGCGAAGCTCTGTGGACGCCAGCCAATATTATTGAAGATCAAATTGCTCGTGTTCGTGAACAAGTGGGTGAGCGAAAAGTTCTACTTGGCCTGTCAGGTGGTGTGGACTCTTCAGTGGTTGCAGCGCTGTTGCACAAAGCCATTGGTGATCAGCTTACCTGTGTATTCGTGGATAACGGATTGTTGCGTAAAAACGAAGGCGACATGGTTATGGATATGTTTGCCAAAAACATGGGCGTAAAAGTAATTCGCGCCGATGCGGAAGACTTATTCTTGGGTAAGCTGAATGGCATTGATGATCCTGAGAAAAAGCGCAAGGTCATTGGTAATACATTTATCGATGTATTTGACGAAGAAGCTGGCAAGATTAAAGAAGTAGATTTCTTAGCGCAGGGTACTATTTATCCTGATGTAATTGAGTCGGCGGCCTCGAAGACAGGTAAAGCTCACGTTATCAAATCTCACCATAATGTGGGTGGATTACCAGATGACATGAAAATGGAATTAGTCGAGCCATTGCGTGAATTGTTCAAAGACGAAGTGCGTAAAATCGGTTTAGAACTGGGTCTACCATACGATATGGTTTACCGTCATCCGTTCCCAGGTCCAGGACTTGGTGTTCGAATTTTGGGTGAAGTGAAAAAAGAATATGCAGATGTACTGCGCGAAGCGGACGCCATTTTCATTGAAGAGCTTCACAACTTTGATTGGTATCATAAAACCTCGCAAGCCTTTGCTGTTTTCTTGCCAGTTAAGTCTGTGGGTGTTGTGGGTGATCAGCGTCGCTATGAATGGGTCATTGCCTTGCGCGCGGTGGAAACCATTGATTTCATGACAGCTCGTTGGGCACACTTGCCGTATGAACTACTGGAAAAGGTTTCAAATCGAATCATCAACGAAATCGAACATGTTTCTCGTGTGACTTACGATGTGAGCTCTAAGCCACCTGCTACGATTGAGTGGGAATAA
- a CDS encoding alpha/beta fold hydrolase, with translation MKILIKTAAIISLSLLTACASIENSIFDLAISVERSFANLQEKRIKLEEHEWVYLEANADEGKETVLLLHGFAAEKDNWTRMADSLEDYHVIAPDLPGHGESSFDSDLFYGFDVQSLRLARFVDALGLKQFHIVGNSMGGGIAALYAYRHPHRILSLGLIDAVGFYGNEPSDLEIVLEKNLDNPLIVESKDDFDRLIEYAMHQPPFMPWPAKSVLTRKAMNRTEANKHIFEHIHKEAEAAKFAGGFVHVFEQLDMPTLVLWGEKDRVLDVSSVDKFFQHTPNVEVNVLLDIGHAPMLEVPQQTALILQDFWQRHTDSKAKLASNTNE, from the coding sequence ATGAAAATACTAATAAAAACTGCCGCTATTATTTCACTTTCATTACTCACTGCCTGTGCCAGCATCGAAAACAGTATTTTTGATTTGGCGATTAGTGTTGAGCGATCCTTTGCTAATTTACAAGAAAAACGCATCAAGCTTGAAGAGCATGAGTGGGTGTATCTAGAAGCCAACGCCGATGAGGGTAAAGAAACCGTATTGCTGTTACATGGTTTTGCCGCGGAAAAAGATAATTGGACGCGTATGGCGGATTCCCTCGAAGACTATCATGTTATAGCCCCTGATCTACCAGGTCATGGTGAATCTAGCTTTGACTCGGATTTATTTTATGGCTTTGATGTGCAGAGTTTGCGCCTTGCTCGATTTGTCGATGCATTGGGTTTAAAACAGTTCCATATCGTTGGCAATAGCATGGGCGGTGGTATAGCGGCCTTATATGCTTATCGTCATCCACACAGAATTTTAAGCTTGGGCCTAATCGATGCGGTGGGTTTTTATGGCAATGAACCCAGTGACTTGGAAATTGTATTAGAAAAGAATCTTGATAACCCGCTTATAGTAGAATCAAAAGATGATTTTGATCGCTTGATTGAATACGCCATGCATCAGCCGCCATTTATGCCTTGGCCGGCAAAATCCGTGTTAACGCGCAAAGCTATGAATCGCACGGAGGCCAATAAACACATCTTTGAACACATTCATAAAGAAGCGGAAGCGGCAAAATTTGCGGGAGGATTTGTGCATGTGTTTGAGCAACTGGACATGCCAACCCTTGTGCTTTGGGGAGAAAAGGATCGAGTATTGGATGTTTCTAGTGTCGATAAATTCTTTCAGCATACGCCTAATGTAGAAGTGAATGTTTTATTGGATATCGGCCATGCGCCTATGTTGGAAGTACCCCAGCAAACCGCACTTATTTTGCAAGACTTTTGGCAGCGTCACACTGACAGCAAAGCAAAACTTGCAAGCAATACAAATGAATAG
- the tadA gene encoding tRNA adenosine(34) deaminase TadA: MSQELQDEHFMALAIQQAKKADALNEVPVGAVVVLDGEVIGEGYNQPISGCDPTAHAEVMALRQAAKNVSNYRLVNADLYVTIEPCTMCAGAIVHSRIRRLVYGATEPKAGVIESQQTILTQSYFNHRVEVVSGILLDQCTDIVQAFFRRRRAEKKQAKRTKNG; encoded by the coding sequence TTGTCTCAAGAATTGCAAGATGAACACTTTATGGCGCTCGCCATACAGCAGGCGAAAAAAGCAGATGCTTTAAATGAGGTACCTGTGGGTGCGGTCGTGGTGTTAGATGGTGAAGTTATAGGCGAAGGCTATAATCAACCCATTTCTGGATGTGATCCAACCGCTCATGCTGAAGTTATGGCATTGCGCCAAGCCGCAAAAAACGTAAGCAATTATCGCCTGGTAAATGCCGATCTTTATGTCACCATTGAGCCCTGCACCATGTGTGCAGGTGCCATCGTTCATAGCCGAATCCGTCGCTTGGTTTATGGAGCAACTGAACCCAAAGCCGGTGTGATAGAAAGCCAGCAGACGATTTTAACGCAGTCTTATTTTAACCATCGAGTGGAAGTAGTATCTGGTATTTTGCTTGATCAGTGTACTGATATTGTGCAGGCATTCTTTAGAAGGCGTCGGGCAGAAAAAAAACAAGCTAAAAGGACAAAAAACGGATAG
- a CDS encoding peroxiredoxin family protein, giving the protein MKLEAPCESIDFLANDIYGQSIRLKDYQGKKILLAFFRDAACPFCNLRLYELTNQYRQFKDNNVEIIAVFSSPADVVRHFVAKHPRPFRLISDPDLSLYNKYQVQHSSSALFKALFFKLPRIVRGMIKGGRPKPNPHVRLVPADFLINEHGKIVDTWYGRDTSDHMPMKDVMAFVAG; this is encoded by the coding sequence ATGAAGTTAGAAGCCCCTTGCGAAAGCATCGATTTCCTCGCCAACGATATTTATGGTCAATCCATCCGTCTCAAAGACTACCAAGGTAAAAAAATACTGCTCGCCTTCTTTAGAGATGCCGCGTGTCCATTTTGTAATTTAAGGTTATACGAGCTAACCAACCAATATCGACAGTTCAAAGACAATAATGTTGAAATCATTGCTGTCTTCAGTTCACCGGCGGATGTGGTTCGTCACTTTGTTGCAAAGCATCCTCGGCCATTTCGACTCATTAGTGATCCCGATTTAAGTCTGTATAACAAATATCAGGTGCAGCATTCGTCTTCTGCATTGTTTAAAGCATTATTTTTTAAGCTACCACGCATCGTACGCGGTATGATCAAAGGTGGTAGACCCAAGCCAAATCCACACGTTCGATTGGTTCCGGCGGATTTTTTGATCAATGAACACGGCAAAATCGTCGATACTTGGTATGGTCGAGATACCAGTGATCATATGCCAATGAAAGATGTCATGGCGTTTGTTGCTGGCTGA
- a CDS encoding MBL fold metallo-hydrolase, producing the protein MVKFVLAIVLASMLLSLLACAGKEQKQYQSDHYKDGKFINLEPFEKDYGFARTIDIINKFWFTEFPFTEPDRPIPTQTLTPEQIEQAPNGTLYRLGHSTVLMKLSGKLILTDPMFSERASPFQWIGPKRFHAPPISIEELPPIDFVLISHDHYDHLDESTIEQLHEKVGQFFVPLKVGRYLLDFGVPKEKVQEFDWWQEATVGPFRIAATPSNHFSGRGLFNRDETLWVSWVIIDEATRIYFSGDSGYFSGFKEIGERYGPFDVTIMENGAYNPDWAHNHMFPDGTVKGHQDLQGKRLLPVHNGTFKLAFHPWFEPMQQVSDIAKREQVSVLYPMMGQPVHAHKDKMFDPWWWLPQRSEATDGFDEAKMH; encoded by the coding sequence ATGGTGAAGTTTGTATTGGCTATAGTTCTAGCATCGATGCTTTTATCGTTACTTGCCTGTGCAGGTAAAGAACAAAAGCAATATCAAAGCGATCACTACAAAGATGGTAAGTTTATTAATTTAGAACCCTTTGAAAAGGATTATGGCTTTGCTCGAACCATCGATATCATCAACAAGTTTTGGTTTACCGAGTTCCCTTTTACCGAGCCTGACCGTCCTATACCCACGCAAACGCTGACGCCTGAGCAAATAGAGCAGGCACCAAATGGAACTTTATACCGTTTAGGTCATAGTACAGTATTGATGAAGTTGTCTGGAAAGTTGATTCTGACCGATCCAATGTTCAGTGAGCGTGCGAGTCCTTTCCAATGGATAGGTCCAAAGCGGTTCCATGCCCCACCGATATCCATTGAAGAATTACCGCCTATTGATTTTGTATTGATTAGTCACGATCACTACGACCACCTGGACGAATCTACTATTGAGCAGCTTCATGAAAAAGTTGGTCAATTTTTTGTGCCATTAAAAGTAGGGCGTTACTTACTGGATTTCGGTGTACCCAAGGAAAAAGTGCAAGAGTTTGATTGGTGGCAGGAAGCAACAGTTGGTCCTTTTAGAATCGCTGCCACACCAAGTAATCATTTTTCTGGACGTGGATTATTTAATCGTGATGAAACACTATGGGTTTCGTGGGTTATCATCGACGAGGCGACGCGCATCTATTTTAGTGGTGATAGTGGATATTTTTCTGGGTTTAAAGAGATTGGTGAGCGTTACGGACCTTTCGATGTGACGATCATGGAGAATGGAGCCTATAACCCAGACTGGGCTCATAACCATATGTTTCCTGACGGCACGGTGAAGGGCCATCAAGATTTGCAAGGCAAGCGTTTATTACCGGTACACAACGGCACTTTTAAATTGGCGTTTCATCCTTGGTTCGAACCGATGCAGCAAGTCAGTGATATTGCCAAACGCGAACAAGTGTCAGTCTTATACCCAATGATGGGGCAGCCTGTTCATGCTCATAAGGATAAGATGTTTGATCCTTGGTGGTGGTTACCACAGCGTTCAGAGGCTACTGATGGGTTTGATGAAGCGAAAATGCATTAA
- the fdxA gene encoding ferredoxin FdxA, with amino-acid sequence MTFVVTENCIKCKYTDCVEVCPVDCFYEGPNFLVIHPDECIDCALCEPECPAEAIFSEDELPAGQEKFIELNAELAEEWPNITEMKDKLPDAEEWDGVEGKIEHLER; translated from the coding sequence ATGACTTTTGTCGTAACGGAAAACTGCATCAAGTGTAAATACACAGACTGTGTTGAAGTCTGCCCAGTAGACTGTTTTTATGAAGGCCCTAACTTCCTAGTAATTCATCCTGATGAGTGTATCGACTGTGCCCTTTGTGAGCCAGAATGCCCAGCAGAAGCGATCTTTAGTGAAGATGAACTACCCGCAGGACAAGAGAAGTTTATTGAATTAAATGCTGAACTCGCTGAAGAATGGCCAAACATTACAGAGATGAAAGACAAGCTTCCAGATGCTGAAGAATGGGACGGTGTCGAAGGTAAAATTGAGCATCTTGAGCGTTAA
- the mutS gene encoding DNA mismatch repair protein MutS: MAVETAPKKATKDASEHTPMMQQYLRIKAEHPQQLVFYRMGDFYELFYDDAKKSARLLDITLTARGKSGGAPIPMAGIPYHAAEGYIAKLVKMGESVAIAEQIGDPATSKGPVERKVVRVITPGTLTDESFLDERRDNLLVAVNSHIDGRTQKQTHGIATLDISSGRFSVMEVHSEEALHGELERLRPAELLYSEDQQHSNEIVERKGAQSLPPWEFEYETGFRLLTEQFQTKDLHGFGCQHLKQAIGAAGSLIHYAKETQRTNLPHIRTLLLEQADDAIVMDAATRKNLEIDINLNGDTDFTLAWVLDRTATAMGSRLLRRWLNRPLRQQSVLKERQHAIGAMIETHGYEDIHNVLKQIGDIERILSRVALRSARPRDLARLRDALAVLPQLQNAISDVDAAPIAALGQRISTYPETVETLTNAVVENPPVVIRDGGVIAEGFDEELDELRGISENAGQFLIDIETREREKTGISTLKVGYNRVHGYYIEISKAQAGEAPTEYIRRQTLKNAERFITPELKEFEDKALSSKSRALSREKALYEELIESLADQLAALQDTAAAISELDVLSNLAERAVTQRYVRPELTENAGIDIQQGRHPVVEAVIEDPFVANDVRFDQNRKMLVITGPNMGGKSTYMRQAAHIALLAHIGSYVPADSATIGLLDRIFTRMGSSDDVAGGRSTFMVEMTETANILHHATAQSLVLMDEVGRGTSTFDGLSLAWASAEYLSKHTQAYTLFATHYFEMTQLVESSDNVANVHLTATEHNDHIVFLHHVEEGPASQSYGLQVAKLAGVPLEVVEQAKQKLALLEETNIEPSPIEQSISETPQVAKVTEPQPSASQPNDSAEAIWQGDMFAAPPEPSEVELALKDISPDDLTPRQALELLYELKGKLK; this comes from the coding sequence ATGGCCGTTGAAACTGCCCCGAAAAAAGCCACAAAAGACGCATCTGAACACACACCTATGATGCAGCAATATTTGCGCATTAAAGCGGAGCACCCGCAGCAGCTGGTGTTTTATCGCATGGGTGATTTCTATGAGCTGTTTTATGACGATGCCAAGAAAAGCGCGCGCTTATTGGACATTACGCTAACCGCGAGAGGCAAAAGCGGTGGCGCGCCGATCCCCATGGCAGGTATCCCTTACCATGCAGCGGAAGGCTATATCGCCAAACTGGTGAAAATGGGTGAATCTGTGGCCATTGCCGAGCAAATTGGCGACCCAGCCACCAGCAAGGGGCCAGTTGAACGCAAAGTCGTGAGGGTGATTACACCGGGTACCCTGACAGATGAAAGCTTTTTGGATGAGCGTCGAGACAATTTATTGGTAGCGGTGAATAGCCACATTGATGGCCGAACACAAAAACAGACCCATGGCATTGCAACACTGGATATCAGCAGCGGCCGCTTCAGTGTGATGGAAGTTCATTCAGAAGAAGCATTGCATGGTGAACTAGAGCGTCTGCGCCCGGCTGAGCTGCTCTACAGTGAAGATCAACAACACAGTAACGAAATAGTCGAGCGTAAAGGGGCTCAGAGTTTGCCGCCTTGGGAATTTGAATACGAGACTGGCTTTCGCCTGCTGACCGAACAATTCCAAACCAAAGACTTGCATGGCTTTGGTTGTCAGCATTTGAAGCAAGCCATTGGCGCTGCAGGTAGTTTGATTCATTACGCTAAAGAAACTCAGCGCACCAACTTGCCCCACATTCGCACTCTCCTTCTAGAGCAAGCGGACGATGCCATCGTCATGGATGCGGCTACCCGCAAAAATCTCGAAATTGATATCAATTTAAACGGTGATACTGATTTCACCTTGGCCTGGGTATTAGATCGTACCGCGACGGCCATGGGCAGTCGACTATTGCGTCGCTGGCTGAATCGACCCTTACGTCAACAATCCGTGTTGAAAGAGCGACAACATGCTATTGGCGCCATGATCGAAACCCATGGTTATGAAGATATCCACAATGTGCTCAAACAAATCGGTGATATCGAGCGGATTCTCAGCCGAGTGGCATTGCGCAGCGCCCGCCCTCGAGATCTGGCGCGCTTACGAGATGCTTTAGCCGTTTTACCACAATTGCAAAACGCCATATCAGATGTCGATGCAGCGCCCATTGCGGCTCTGGGTCAACGCATTAGTACCTACCCAGAGACAGTTGAAACCCTAACCAATGCGGTTGTAGAAAACCCACCTGTGGTGATTCGTGACGGTGGTGTGATTGCCGAGGGGTTTGACGAAGAATTAGATGAGCTGCGCGGCATCAGTGAGAACGCCGGCCAGTTCCTAATCGACATTGAAACCCGTGAACGTGAAAAGACCGGTATTAGCACCTTAAAAGTAGGCTACAACCGAGTGCACGGTTATTACATTGAAATCAGCAAAGCTCAAGCGGGTGAGGCGCCAACCGAGTATATTCGTCGACAGACATTGAAAAATGCGGAGCGTTTTATCACACCTGAACTTAAAGAGTTTGAAGACAAAGCGCTTTCCAGCAAAAGCCGCGCGCTTTCTCGAGAAAAAGCCCTTTATGAAGAACTCATTGAATCCTTAGCGGATCAATTAGCGGCTCTGCAAGATACAGCGGCCGCCATCAGCGAACTGGATGTATTGTCGAATTTAGCAGAACGAGCCGTCACCCAGCGCTATGTTCGCCCTGAGCTCACCGAAAATGCTGGCATTGATATTCAACAGGGCCGCCACCCCGTGGTAGAAGCCGTCATCGAAGACCCATTTGTGGCAAACGATGTGCGCTTTGATCAAAACCGTAAAATGCTCGTGATTACCGGCCCAAACATGGGTGGTAAGTCGACCTATATGCGTCAAGCAGCACACATTGCGTTGCTCGCCCACATTGGTAGTTATGTTCCGGCAGATAGCGCGACGATTGGTCTTCTAGATCGCATTTTTACCCGTATGGGCTCAAGCGATGACGTCGCCGGTGGCCGTTCAACCTTTATGGTAGAAATGACAGAAACCGCTAACATTCTCCATCACGCTACTGCGCAAAGCTTGGTCTTGATGGATGAAGTGGGTCGCGGTACCAGTACGTTTGATGGTTTATCTTTAGCTTGGGCCAGCGCTGAATATCTCTCAAAACACACTCAAGCCTATACCCTATTCGCGACCCACTATTTTGAAATGACGCAGTTGGTGGAGAGCAGTGACAATGTTGCCAACGTGCATTTAACCGCTACCGAACATAATGACCATATTGTATTTCTCCACCATGTGGAAGAAGGCCCCGCCAGCCAAAGCTATGGCTTGCAAGTAGCCAAGCTAGCGGGCGTGCCTTTAGAAGTCGTGGAACAGGCCAAACAAAAGCTTGCTTTGTTAGAAGAAACCAACATTGAACCCAGCCCGATTGAGCAATCCATTTCTGAGACACCTCAAGTGGCTAAAGTCACGGAACCTCAACCTTCAGCGTCTCAGCCAAACGACAGTGCAGAAGCCATCTGGCAGGGAGACATGTTCGCAGCACCGCCTGAACCCAGTGAAGTGGAATTAGCGCTTAAAGATATCAGCCCAGATGATCTGACACCAAGGCAAGCGCTTGAACTACTTTATGAACTCAAGGGCAAACTAAAATAA
- a CDS encoding zinc ribbon domain-containing protein YjdM, translating to MSQPSCPKCQSEYVYPDQNLLICPECGYEWDPVEKEKEDAPLTEKDANGSVLNEGDKVTLVKDLKVKGSSQVLKIGTKALIRRIVEGKDHQLDCKVDGAGEMMVTAAFVKKA from the coding sequence ATGAGTCAACCATCTTGCCCTAAATGTCAATCTGAATATGTCTATCCAGATCAAAACCTGCTGATTTGCCCTGAATGTGGTTATGAGTGGGATCCTGTTGAAAAAGAGAAAGAAGATGCGCCGCTAACAGAGAAGGATGCAAATGGTTCCGTTTTGAACGAAGGCGATAAAGTCACCTTGGTAAAAGATTTAAAGGTAAAAGGCAGCTCTCAGGTACTAAAGATCGGCACAAAGGCGTTGATTCGACGCATTGTGGAAGGAAAGGATCATCAGCTTGATTGTAAAGTGGATGGAGCCGGCGAAATGATGGTGACGGCAGCATTTGTTAAAAAGGCGTAG